A part of Primulina eburnea isolate SZY01 chromosome 10, ASM2296580v1, whole genome shotgun sequence genomic DNA contains:
- the LOC140802855 gene encoding uncharacterized protein translates to MPPRRAPEQDSTSNNPMDITTTPMETLLKRFQSFKPPTLKGTETSIDRESWLDDIEMFDSLDYTDERRVRLIGHQLHDVAKSWWLTTKKALEDRDTIITWKIFKVEFYQRFFPLSYMKDKDAEFANLKQGQLNIKEYVAKFSTLLCFAPRVAENDEGVADQFINGLNPDIFTLVNTGRPNNFTDALNRTKGAEAGLIRQKGTSYVAQPHKQQKPST, encoded by the coding sequence atgcctcctcgaagagcaccAGAACAGGATAGTACCTCCAATAATCCGATGGATATTACAACGACACCCATGGAAACATTGTTaaagagatttcagtcattcaaaccgccgactttgaaaggcactGAAACGTCTATTGACCgtgagagttggctcgatgatattgagatgtttGATTCACTTGACTATACAGATGAACGTAGAGTCagactgattgggcaccagttacaTGACGTTGCTAAGAGTTGGTGGCTCACAACCAAGAAAGCTTTGGAGGATAGAGATACAATTATTACTTGGAAGATCTTTaaagttgaattttatcaacgattcttcccATTATCGTACATGAAGGACAAGGATGCAGAGTTTGCCAACCTAAAACAGGGTCAACTAAATATTAAGGAATATGTGgccaaattctctaccttgCTATGTTTTGCTCCTCGTGTTGCTGAAAATGATGAAGGcgtggctgatcagttcatcaatgggctgaatcctgatatctttacaCTGGTAAATACGGGGCGACCaaataattttactgacgccTTGAACAGAACAAAAGGAGCTGAAGCGGGCTTGATCAGGCAGAAAGGAACTTCATATGTTGCTCAACCACATAAACAACAAAAACCTTCAACCTAA